The genomic stretch GGTCTCACCGGCATCCTTTACGCACGCGTCTACTACGCCGCCGAAGCACAATTCCACCGGCTCGCCGTCCCGCCCTGGCTCAAGCCAGCCCTCGGCGGAGCCGCCGTCGGTGCCGTCGGTATCGCCGCGCCCGAGGCCATCCACCTTGGCTACGGCTGGGTCCAGCAGTGCTTCACCCCGGAAGGCGTGATGGCCTTCTCCCCGTGGCTCCTCCTCGCCCTGCCATTCCTGCGTATCGTCACGACCGCCCTCTCCGTCGGCTCCGGCGGGTCCGGCGGCACCTTCGGTCCCGGCATGGTCATCGGCGGCCTCCTCGGCGCAGCCTGCTGGCGCTTCGGCCACGATCTCCCCGGCTTCCCCCAGGAGCCCGGCCCCGTCGTCATCATCGGAATGGTTGCCCTCTTCGGCGCCATCGCCCATGTCCCGCTCGCCATGCTCCTCATGGTCGCCGAGATGACCGGCAACCTCTCCCTCCTCGCGCCCGCAATGGCTGCCGTCGCCGTCGCCACCCTCGTCGTCGGCGACGAGACCATCTACCGCGAGCAGCTCCCGACCCGCGCAGATTCCCCCGCACACCGGCACCGGTTCGCCTTCCCGCTCCTCTCCGCCCTCCCCGCCCGCCAGGCCGTCATCCCCCTGCCCGTCCTCGAGCCGCAGCTCGACGCCGCCAGCGCCCTCACACAGCTCAAGAGCGCAGGCGCCCGCCATGCAGTCACCCGGATCGATCCATCCCGCCTCGCAGAGGTACAGGCCGCCCGCCTCGAATCCGGCGCCGCAACTGTCGCAGAAGTCGCCGTACCCCTCCCCGCCGCCATCCAGGCAGACTGGCCCCTCGACCGTGCGCTCGACGTCCTCTCCGCCCACGAGCGCCGCTGGCTCCCCGTCGTCGATGGCGACAGCCCCGGCTCGCCCGTCATCGGCCAGATCGATGCCCGCTCACTCCTCCGCTCCTACCGGCGCGCCGCCTCCAGCCAGGTCCGCCCCCTCGGCGCCCTCACCGAGAACATCGAAGCGCTCGACGCCGTCCTGTCACCCGCTTCGCCACTCTGCCACCGCCGCCTCGCCGACATCGAGTTCCCAGCCGGCGCCCGCATCGCAGCCGTCGAACGCGATGGCCAGGCCATCGTTCCCCGTGGCGAGCTGATCCTCCTCCCCGGCGACCGCGTCGCCGTCACCTTCGTCCCCTCCGCCCGCGCCGCCGTCCTCAACCTTTTCGCCCCGCCGGCGCAGGAGCCCAAAGCCTAGTCCCGCGCGTAACCCCCCTCCCGCAGCCGCCGCCACACCTCCCCGCTCGACGAATACCGCTCCATCAGGTACGGGTACACCGCCGGGATGTTGAACAGCTCCTCCATGCACAGCTGCGAGAGGTAGCGGTCCAGCACCACCGGGTGCTCGTCCGGGTCCACCAGGTCGATCTGCAGCCCTGTCTCATAGCCCCCGGCCGCGGCAGGCATGCCCGCTGCCTGCTGGATGACCAGCCCCTTCTCCACCAGCGATTCCACCGCCGCCCGCAGCCGCGCCCGGAACTCTGCCGTCACCCGGACCCCATCCTCCGCCAGGTGCGCGTGCCGCTCGCCGGTCTCCGCCAGGCTCACCACCACCGCCGTCACGTGGTCCACCCGGAACGTATCGCTGCCCGCCGCCTTCGAGGGCGGCAGCCCCACCGAAAGCACGCCCAGCAGCGCGCGCTCGACCGGGTCAAGGTCCTCGGGCTGGTACGCCGGCATGCCAACAGCGTAGCGCACCGGCCCCGTCCGTTCAGGTCAGCGCTCTTGCTGCCCGCGGCACCATCCCCTGGAGGAGGCTAGAAGTTCAGGTAGAGCGCGGGGTCGACGAAGCCGCCGTTGTACCGGATTTCGAAGTGCAGGTGGTGGCCCGTCGTGAAGCCCGTCAGCCCCGTCAGGCCGATCGTCTGCCCGGCGCTCACCGACTGCCCCGGCACCACGTCGATCTGGCTCATGTGGGCGTACAGGGTCGACCACCCGCCGCCGCAGTCGATGACCACGTAGTAGCCGTAGCTGTACGTCAGGTACTCCGTCCGGCTGACCACGCCGTCGCACACCGCGAACAGCGGCGAGGGGCCGAACCCGTACAGGTCAAGGTCGATGCCGGTGTGGTACGAGGAGCCGCCCCGCGGCGTCCCGAACGGATCGCTGATGCCGCGCCAGGCCGCCAGCGGGAAGTTCTTAAAGATCCCGCCCGAGCTCGGCGCAGGTGCATCCCCCGCCGAGGGTCCCGCCGGCGTGCCCGGCTGCGAGGGCCGCTGCGGCGGCGGCGGAGGCGGTGGCGGAGGCTTGATCTTCGCCCCCACCAGGAGCAGCACCTTGCCCGCCTCCAGGTTGTTCGGGTCCGTAATGTTGTTCGGCTTGTACTCGACCACCTGCGCCGCAGTGATGTTGTCGTACTGCTGCACGATCGAATCGACCGTCTCGCCGTACGCCACCTTGTGCAGGATGCCGTCCTTCCGCGGCACGATCAGGATGAGCCCTTTCGGCAGCAGATTCGGATTCCGCACCGTCGGGTTGTTGTCCAGCAGCGTCTGCATCGAAATCCCGAACTTCGCAGCTACACCCGAGACCGTGTCGCCCGCCTGCGTCTCGTACTCCACAATCGGGCTCCGCGGGTCGATGATGTCCGCCAGCGGCTTGATGCCCGCGCCGACCTCGCCCGAGGTCGCCGCTGCCGCTGTCACTCCTGCCGAAAGCGAATGCACCGGCGAAACGCCGCCCACCGCCCGCGCGTCCAGCGCCTCCGTGCGGGATGCCACCGCCACCACCGAGCCGAGCGTCTGCGTGGTTGCTGCCGGCCGGAACACGGCCTGGCCCGGGCGCTGCGCCGCACCTGCAACGCCGGAAAATGCGAACTGGGGAACCGGTGCCTGTGCCGATGCCGAGGAGCGGGCCGGGAATCGCGTGGCCGAAACGACGGCGACGAGGGCCAGCGCCACGATCAGGACGTGGACCGTAAGTCGCCCGTGGCGCCGTGCGTGCGCGTGTGAACGCGCGCGGGTTCCTTCGATTCCCATACGCAAATGTGCTGGCGCGTCGCGGAAGCGAACCGCTGACGCGGGCTGAGCACAGCCGTAGCCTGCTCCTCTCCTCCTTTCCTGGCTATCCCGGCGGCCTCTGAATGCCGGGGAGCAGGACCCGTAGGCGAAAACCTTACAGGTCCGACTTCAGGCTGGCGAGAAACTCCTCGTTGTTGTTGGTCCTCGCGAGCCGCTCGAGCAGCCTCTCGGTCGCCTCGAGCTGGTTCGGCGAGTTCTGCGAAATCATAGCGGTCATCCGCCGCACGAGCCAGACGCCCTTGAGCGTTTTCTCGTCGAGCAGCAGCTCCTCCCGCCGCGTGCCCGAGGCCTGGATATCGATCGCCGGGTAGTACCGCCGCTCCGCCAGCCGCCGATCCAGCCGCAGCTCCATGTTGCCCGTGCCCTTGAACTCCTCGAACACCACCTCGTCCATCCGCGAGCCGGTGTCCACCAGGCAGGTCGCGAGGATCGTCAGCGAGCCGCCCTCCTCGCACTTCCGCGCCGCGCCGAACAGCCGCTTCGGCGGATAGAGCGCGATCGGGTCCACGCCGCCCGAGAGCGTCCGGCCGCTCGGCGGCAGCGCCAGGTTGTACGCCCGCGTCAGCCGCGTGATCGAATCCAGCAGGATCACCACGTCCTTCCCGCCTTCCACCAGCCGCTTCGCCCGCTCCAGCGCCATCTCCGCCACCCGGGTGTGGTCCTCCACCGGCTCGTCGAAGGTCGAGCTCACCACCTCGCCGCGGACGCTCCGCTGCATGTCCGTCACCTCTTCGGGCCGCTCGCCGATGAGCAGCACCATCAGGTGCACGTCCGGGTAGTTCGTGGAGATGCCGTTCGCGATGTTCTTCAGCAGCATCGTCTTGCCGGCCTTCGGCGGCGAAACGATCAGCCCGCGCTGTCCGCGCCCGATCGGCGCGATCAGGTCGATGATCCGGTGCGTCAGGTTGTCCGGCGTCGTCTCCAGCTTCAGCTGCTGGTACGGGAAGATCGCCGTCAGGTTCTCGAAGTGCGGGCGCCGCTTCGCCGTCTCCGGGTCCATCCCGTTCACCGCTTCCACCTTCAGCAGCCCGTAGAACTTCTCATTGTCCTTCGGGTGCCGAACCTGCCCGGTCACGTAATCGCCCGGCCGCAGCGCAAACCGCCGCAGCTGCGACTGCGACACGTAGATGTCGTTCGGCCCCGGAAGCATCGAAGGCCCGCGCAGGAACCCATAGTTCCCGTCGTCGCTCACTTCCAGGAAGCCGCCGCTGAAGACATTGCCCCGGGCCTCCGCCTGCGCCTGCAGCAGCCGGAAGATCAGGTCGCTCTTCCGCAGCGCGTACACATCCTCGAGGCCCATCTCCTGGGCGATGGCGATGAGCTCCTCGCGGCTCTTCTGCTCCAGCTCCGCGATGTTCAGCGGCGGAGCCCCGGCCTGGGCGCGCTCCTCCCGGGCAATCTCCCGCTCCAGCTCCCGCTCCAGCCGCTCGCGCGCGAACTCCCGCTCGCGGAACTCCCGGTCGCGCCAGCCGCGGTCATTCCGGCTCTCCCGGTCGCGCCAGCGCCGCTCCCGCCGTGCAGCCTCCCGCTCGGCCCGCGATTGCCCCTGCGGCTGCGGCGGAGGTGTCGGATCGCGCCGCACGATAACCTCCGGCGCTGCCGGCCGCTCGCGGTCGCCCTGCCCCTCGCGCCGGAAGATGCGGCTCCGCTGCGGCTCGGCGGCCTCCGGCTCGGCCTCCGGCACGCTCGCGGCCTCGGCCTCGGCCGGCCGCTCCAGTTCGGCCGCTGTCCGTCCCCCCGTCCGCCGAATGGCGCCCGGCCGTTCCGGCCGCTCCGGTGCAGCCTCGCCGGGCACGCCCGCTTCCTCTGCCGGTTCACCCGGGCCGGCGCCGCCCGGTTCCTGTGCGGGAGAACCAGCAGGCGCCCCGCCAGCCTCCGGCATCTCGACCGCGCTGGAGGCCTCCCGGTCTTCGGTCGGCTGCCCCGCAGCCGCAGCACGGCTCCGGACGCGCCGCCGCGGCGCCGCGCCTTCCCCGGCCGCTTCAGCGGCACCGTTCGGCGATGCCTGCGCCTCGGCCGCGGCCTGGGCAGCCACGTCTACCGCGTTCTCCAGCACCTCGGGAGGCGGCGGGTCAGCCTTCCGCGCACGGGTCACGCGGCGGCGCGGCGCCGGCGCTTCGGGAGCGTGGCCGTTTTCGCTGGCAGGTGCATCGGTCGTAGGGATCAGGTCGTTGGCTTCGGTCTCTTGCAAGGGTCTTCCCGTGTGCGTGTCTGATGGCGCCCGAGGACGTGTAGAGTGGGCTGACGCTGCGGCTCGTGTCGCTGGTCTTCCGCGAATGGGCTCGTGCTGAAGCCTGGACGTGTGGGGAGCTGGAGTACGCCACCCTCCGTGGCGCCGTCCCTTCCAGCACCCCCAACATACGACGACTCACCGCAACCTTGCAACAGGATGCCGTCCCGCCCTGCCGCTCCCCCGCTCCTCAGGCCGTCACGGCCGCACCGAGGAACTCCGCAAACGCCGTGCAGTGCTCCACCGGGTACTCCGTCACCCCCGCATGCGCCCCGTCGAGCGAGCGGTGCTGCGCCCCCGGGATCCCCTTCGCCAGCGCCTCACCGTGCCGCGGCGGGATCAGGATGTCCTCCCGGTTCGTCACCACCAGCGTCGGCGCCTTGATGCTCCCCAGCCGCCCGCTCGTATCGTGTGCCAGGATCGCCTGCGCCTGCCGGATGAACGCATGGTCCTGCTGCGCGTACGGGTTCTGCACGCTCGCGAGGATCGCCCGCTCGTACCGCTCCTCGTCGTCGAACAGCTCCGCCGTGTACAGGTACGGCGCCAGCGTCCGCACGAACCCCTCGCGCGAAATATTCGTCCGCCGCACCGTGATGAACGACTGGACCACCGCCCGCACATAGCCGTCAGGCTTCGCCGTCGTCGCCAGCAGGATCAGCTTCTCCAGCCGTCCCGGGTGCCGCAGCGCAAACTCCTGCGCGATCATCCCGCCCATCGAATAGCCGAGCACGTGCGCCTTCTCGACCTTCAGCTCCGTCAGCAGCGCCGCAAGGTCATCCGCCATCCCCGCGATGCTGTACGGCCGATCCGGCGCACCCGTGCGCCCCGCGCCGCGGTTGTCGTACGTAATCACGCGAAAGTGCTTCGCCAGCAGCGGCACCTGCGGCGCCCACGCCTGCAAGTCGCTCCCGAGACCCCGGATGAGCACCAGCGGCTCACCCGAACCCGCCTCCTCGTAGTACGTGATGATGTCGCGCGTGGGAACGTACGGCATACGCGAACCAACCTCGGGCGCAGGGAACTTCGGCTGCATCATAGGGCCAACCGCCCCAATGCGCCTTCCAGCGTACAATCCGCCCCATGCCATGGCTCGAACGCCCCGGCGCACGCATCTTCTACGACCTCCACGGCCCCGCCGGGGCGCCCCTCCTCGTCTTCGCCCACGGCCTCGGCGGCAACCACCTCTCCTGGTGGCAGCAGGTGCCCGCCTTCGCCCGCGAGTTCCGCTGCCTGGTCTTCGCCCACCGCGGCTTCGCACCCTCGACCCAGGACGCGCCCGAACCCGGTGCCCGCGCCTTCGCCGATGACCTCGCCGCGCTCATCGACGCCGCCGCCCCCGGGCAGCCCGTCCGCCTCGTCGCCCAGTCGATGGGCGGCTGGACCTGCCTCGCCTACGCCCTCGCCAACCCCGGCCGGGTCCGCGCGCTCGTCATGTGCGACACCCACGGCGGCTTCTGGTCGCCCGAAACGGCCGCTGCGTGGGCCGCGAAACCCCCGGGCCTCGAGGCCGACCTCTTCGCCCGCGGCATCCACCCCGCCGCCGGCGAACGGATGGCCCGCGAACAGCCCGAACTCCATTTCCTCTACCGCGGGATCGATGCCCTCGCCGAAGGCCTCGATAAGGACGCCCTCCGCCGCCAGCTCGGCGAACTCTGGACCATTGCCCCCGCCGCCGTCGCCACCCTCGACCTCCCCGTCCTCTGTATCTCCGGTGAAGAAGACATCGTCATCCCGCCCGCCGCCGTCGAAGCCTTCGCCCGCGCGCTGCCCCGCGGCGAATTCGTCACCGTCCCGGCCGCCGGCCACTCCGTCTACTTCGAGCGCGCCGCCGCCTTCAACGAACTCGTCCTCGGCTTCCTTCGCCGCACCGCCTGAATCCCCCGGAGGTCTTCGCCAGTGATTGGTACACCCGAACAGGACGCCCTCCTCCGCCAGCTCCGCTGGGCTGTCGTCACCACCCTCCGCGCCGATGGCTCGCCCTCCAGCTCCGTCGTCTTCTACGCCGTCGACGGCGACACCATCATCTTCAGCACCACCGCCGACCGCCTCAAAGCCCGCACCCTCGCCCGCGACCCCCGCATCGCCGTCACCGCCCTCGATGAGGGTCCGCCTCACCGCTTCGTCACCGTCGAAGGCCGCGCCGTCATCGAACGCGACGACATCGTCCCCGGTCACGTCCTCGTCAACCGCGCCATGCGCCGGGACCCCGCATGGGAGCCCCCGGCGGGCTTCGAAGAACGCCTCCGCCGCGACGGCCGCGTCATCATCCGCATCTACCCCCAGCGCGTCTCCGGCGTCACCGCCCGCGGCTGACCTCCAATCCCTGCCTGCCACCTGCTACCATGGATTCCGAGACCCGCATG from Tepidiforma thermophila encodes the following:
- a CDS encoding alpha/beta fold hydrolase, yielding MPWLERPGARIFYDLHGPAGAPLLVFAHGLGGNHLSWWQQVPAFAREFRCLVFAHRGFAPSTQDAPEPGARAFADDLAALIDAAAPGQPVRLVAQSMGGWTCLAYALANPGRVRALVMCDTHGGFWSPETAAAWAAKPPGLEADLFARGIHPAAGERMAREQPELHFLYRGIDALAEGLDKDALRRQLGELWTIAPAAVATLDLPVLCISGEEDIVIPPAAVEAFARALPRGEFVTVPAAGHSVYFERAAAFNELVLGFLRRTA
- a CDS encoding alpha/beta fold hydrolase; this encodes MPYVPTRDIITYYEEAGSGEPLVLIRGLGSDLQAWAPQVPLLAKHFRVITYDNRGAGRTGAPDRPYSIAGMADDLAALLTELKVEKAHVLGYSMGGMIAQEFALRHPGRLEKLILLATTAKPDGYVRAVVQSFITVRRTNISREGFVRTLAPYLYTAELFDDEERYERAILASVQNPYAQQDHAFIRQAQAILAHDTSGRLGSIKAPTLVVTNREDILIPPRHGEALAKGIPGAQHRSLDGAHAGVTEYPVEHCTAFAEFLGAAVTA
- the rho gene encoding transcription termination factor Rho, which gives rise to MGLEDVYALRKSDLIFRLLQAQAEARGNVFSGGFLEVSDDGNYGFLRGPSMLPGPNDIYVSQSQLRRFALRPGDYVTGQVRHPKDNEKFYGLLKVEAVNGMDPETAKRRPHFENLTAIFPYQQLKLETTPDNLTHRIIDLIAPIGRGQRGLIVSPPKAGKTMLLKNIANGISTNYPDVHLMVLLIGERPEEVTDMQRSVRGEVVSSTFDEPVEDHTRVAEMALERAKRLVEGGKDVVILLDSITRLTRAYNLALPPSGRTLSGGVDPIALYPPKRLFGAARKCEEGGSLTILATCLVDTGSRMDEVVFEEFKGTGNMELRLDRRLAERRYYPAIDIQASGTRREELLLDEKTLKGVWLVRRMTAMISQNSPNQLEATERLLERLARTNNNEEFLASLKSDL
- a CDS encoding peptidoglycan DD-metalloendopeptidase family protein, producing MALALVAVVSATRFPARSSASAQAPVPQFAFSGVAGAAQRPGQAVFRPAATTQTLGSVVAVASRTEALDARAVGGVSPVHSLSAGVTAAAATSGEVGAGIKPLADIIDPRSPIVEYETQAGDTVSGVAAKFGISMQTLLDNNPTVRNPNLLPKGLILIVPRKDGILHKVAYGETVDSIVQQYDNITAAQVVEYKPNNITDPNNLEAGKVLLLVGAKIKPPPPPPPPPQRPSQPGTPAGPSAGDAPAPSSGGIFKNFPLAAWRGISDPFGTPRGGSSYHTGIDLDLYGFGPSPLFAVCDGVVSRTEYLTYSYGYYVVIDCGGGWSTLYAHMSQIDVVPGQSVSAGQTIGLTGLTGFTTGHHLHFEIRYNGGFVDPALYLNF
- a CDS encoding PPOX class F420-dependent oxidoreductase produces the protein MIGTPEQDALLRQLRWAVVTTLRADGSPSSSVVFYAVDGDTIIFSTTADRLKARTLARDPRIAVTALDEGPPHRFVTVEGRAVIERDDIVPGHVLVNRAMRRDPAWEPPAGFEERLRRDGRVIIRIYPQRVSGVTARG
- a CDS encoding chloride channel protein translates to MSARSWGPLTRFYTRPGRRRLYGIVGLGVVIGLVAGLGAITFYEAVDLATELLLGNLAGFRPPVPLGEGAVDASGPERAWVLPLLVAAGGLASGIIAARLAPEAAGHGTDAAIHAFHWKSGRVRWQVVPVKLVTAALTIGSGGSAGREGPASQIGSGFGAFLADRFGLDAAGRRHALAAGMGAGIGAIFRAPLGGAMLAAEVLYRHDFEADVVLLCLISSIVAYSLFGAYADYSPVFGGAGDFSFANPVELPYYAAFGLLAGLTGILYARVYYAAEAQFHRLAVPPWLKPALGGAAVGAVGIAAPEAIHLGYGWVQQCFTPEGVMAFSPWLLLALPFLRIVTTALSVGSGGSGGTFGPGMVIGGLLGAACWRFGHDLPGFPQEPGPVVIIGMVALFGAIAHVPLAMLLMVAEMTGNLSLLAPAMAAVAVATLVVGDETIYREQLPTRADSPAHRHRFAFPLLSALPARQAVIPLPVLEPQLDAASALTQLKSAGARHAVTRIDPSRLAEVQAARLESGAATVAEVAVPLPAAIQADWPLDRALDVLSAHERRWLPVVDGDSPGSPVIGQIDARSLLRSYRRAASSQVRPLGALTENIEALDAVLSPASPLCHRRLADIEFPAGARIAAVERDGQAIVPRGELILLPGDRVAVTFVPSARAAVLNLFAPPAQEPKA